The following proteins are encoded in a genomic region of Poecilia reticulata strain Guanapo linkage group LG11, Guppy_female_1.0+MT, whole genome shotgun sequence:
- the angpt2b gene encoding angiopoietin-2b isoform X2: protein MGHLLSLTLIYLAYLLTTGIASQRQQHRVQHGPCTYTFILPEVEHCKPLKDFQVTNTLQRDSPPETEPDKSHSKDSLAEEERPLWQQQKLENLESAMENNTQWLQKLENFIQENVRSGVEEIKRSTVHTQTAAMLEMGTNLLSQSAEQTRKLTDVETQVLNQTSRLEIQLLEYSLFTNRLEKRILLQTQEISRLSDKNSFLEQRLLALEARYGKELQDLQGEKQQLQDVLERQSRLVSQLEEISNLPKKERRAFRDCAEILRSGAKESGIYSIRLHNSTQDVKVYCDMKTRGGGWTVLQHRRNGSVDFHRSWNDYKMGFGEPSGEHWLGNDIIHKLTSSQEYSLHIQLRDREGNEAYSHYDRFYIDKEVNNYSLHTDGFSGTAGKTSSLTHTGSQFSTKDRDNDRCTCKCAQLASGGWWFDACGPSNLNGIYYPVSSNVLRFNGIKWYYWKGPNLLATMTTMMVRPADFR from the exons ATGGGCCACCtcctctctctcactctcaTCTACCTGGCCTACCTGCTGACCACAGGGATTGCCTCCCAGCGTCAGCAGCACCGCGTGCAGCATGGCCCTTGCACCTACACCTTCATTCTCCCAGAGGTTGAGCATTGCAAGCCCCTAAAGGATTTCCAGGTGACAAACACGCTGCAGAGAGACTCGCCACCTGAGACCGAGCCGGACAAAAGTCATTCCAAGGACAGTTTAGCAGAAGAGGAAAGGCCTTTGTGGCAGCAGCAAAAGTTGGAGAATCTGGAGAGCGCCATGGAGAATAACACTCAGTGGCTGCAGAAG CTGGAAAACTTCATCCAGGAGAACGTACGCTCCGGTGTGGAGGAAATAAAGAGGTCAACAGTCCACACCCAGACGGCCGCCATGCTGGAGATGGGAACCAACCTCCTCAGCCAATCAGCCGAGCAGACTCGCAAACTCACAGATGTTGAGACCCAG GTGCTAAACCAGACAAGTCGCCTGGAGATCCAGCTGCTTGAGTACTCGCTCTTTACTAACCGCCTAGAGAAACGCATTCTCCTACAGACCCAAGAAATTTCACGCCTTAGCGACAAAAACAG CTTTCTAGAACAGAGGCTCTTAGCGCTGGAGGCTCGGTACGGGAAGGAGCTGCAGGACTTGCAGGgtgaaaagcagcagcttcaaGATGTTCTGGAGAGGCAGAGTCGCCTGGTCAGCCAGCTGGAGG aaatcTCCAACTTGCCCAAAAAGGAGAGACGCGCTTTCAGGGACTGTGCAGAGATTCTCCGATCAGGGGCGAAGGAGAGCGGAATATACAGCATACGACTGCACAACTCCACCCAGGACGTAAAG gtgTATTGTGACATGAAGACCAGAGGTGGCGGGTGGACGGTGCTGCAGCATCGAAGGAACGGGTCAGTCGACTTCCACCGCAGCTGGAATGACTACAAAATG GGCTTTGGAGAGCCATCAGGGGAACACTGGCTGGGGAACGATATCATTCACAAGCTGACCAGCTCACAAGAATACAGTCTGCACATCCAGCTCCGAGACAGAGAGGGGAACGAAGCCTACTCACATTATGATCGCTTCTACATCGACAAAGAAGTCAACAACTACAG CCTTCATACCGACGGGTTCAGCGGCACCGCCGGCAAAACCAGCAGTCTCACCCACACTGGGAGCCAGTTCAGCACCAAGGACAGAGACAACGACCGCTGCACGTGCAAGTGCGCTCAACTCGCCTCGGGAG GATGGTGGTTCGACGCCTGCGGCCCATCCAACCTGAATGGCATATATTATCCCGTTTCATCCAATGTACTCCGCTTTAATGGCATTAAGTGGTACTACTGGAAGGGTCCAAATCTGCTGGCTACCATGACAACCATGATGGTGCGCCCTGCTGACTTCAGATGA
- the angpt2b gene encoding angiopoietin-2b isoform X1 — MGHLLSLTLIYLAYLLTTGIASQRQQHRVQHGPCTYTFILPEVEHCKPLKDFQVTNTLQRDSPPETEPDKSHSKDSLAEEERPLWQQQKLENLESAMENNTQWLQKLENFIQENVRSGVEEIKRSTVHTQTAAMLEMGTNLLSQSAEQTRKLTDVETQVLNQTSRLEIQLLEYSLFTNRLEKRILLQTQEISRLSDKNSFLEQRLLALEARYGKELQDLQGEKQQLQDVLERQSRLVSQLEGELGSSTLNSTTLQRQTDTVEQLPTRVRQCNEISNLPKKERRAFRDCAEILRSGAKESGIYSIRLHNSTQDVKVYCDMKTRGGGWTVLQHRRNGSVDFHRSWNDYKMGFGEPSGEHWLGNDIIHKLTSSQEYSLHIQLRDREGNEAYSHYDRFYIDKEVNNYSLHTDGFSGTAGKTSSLTHTGSQFSTKDRDNDRCTCKCAQLASGGWWFDACGPSNLNGIYYPVSSNVLRFNGIKWYYWKGPNLLATMTTMMVRPADFR; from the exons ATGGGCCACCtcctctctctcactctcaTCTACCTGGCCTACCTGCTGACCACAGGGATTGCCTCCCAGCGTCAGCAGCACCGCGTGCAGCATGGCCCTTGCACCTACACCTTCATTCTCCCAGAGGTTGAGCATTGCAAGCCCCTAAAGGATTTCCAGGTGACAAACACGCTGCAGAGAGACTCGCCACCTGAGACCGAGCCGGACAAAAGTCATTCCAAGGACAGTTTAGCAGAAGAGGAAAGGCCTTTGTGGCAGCAGCAAAAGTTGGAGAATCTGGAGAGCGCCATGGAGAATAACACTCAGTGGCTGCAGAAG CTGGAAAACTTCATCCAGGAGAACGTACGCTCCGGTGTGGAGGAAATAAAGAGGTCAACAGTCCACACCCAGACGGCCGCCATGCTGGAGATGGGAACCAACCTCCTCAGCCAATCAGCCGAGCAGACTCGCAAACTCACAGATGTTGAGACCCAG GTGCTAAACCAGACAAGTCGCCTGGAGATCCAGCTGCTTGAGTACTCGCTCTTTACTAACCGCCTAGAGAAACGCATTCTCCTACAGACCCAAGAAATTTCACGCCTTAGCGACAAAAACAG CTTTCTAGAACAGAGGCTCTTAGCGCTGGAGGCTCGGTACGGGAAGGAGCTGCAGGACTTGCAGGgtgaaaagcagcagcttcaaGATGTTCTGGAGAGGCAGAGTCGCCTGGTCAGCCAGCTGGAGGGTGAGCTCGGAAGCTCCACGCTCAACAGCACCACACTGCAGAGGCAGACAGACACAGTCGAGCAGCTGCCGACAAGGGTCAGACAATGCAATG aaatcTCCAACTTGCCCAAAAAGGAGAGACGCGCTTTCAGGGACTGTGCAGAGATTCTCCGATCAGGGGCGAAGGAGAGCGGAATATACAGCATACGACTGCACAACTCCACCCAGGACGTAAAG gtgTATTGTGACATGAAGACCAGAGGTGGCGGGTGGACGGTGCTGCAGCATCGAAGGAACGGGTCAGTCGACTTCCACCGCAGCTGGAATGACTACAAAATG GGCTTTGGAGAGCCATCAGGGGAACACTGGCTGGGGAACGATATCATTCACAAGCTGACCAGCTCACAAGAATACAGTCTGCACATCCAGCTCCGAGACAGAGAGGGGAACGAAGCCTACTCACATTATGATCGCTTCTACATCGACAAAGAAGTCAACAACTACAG CCTTCATACCGACGGGTTCAGCGGCACCGCCGGCAAAACCAGCAGTCTCACCCACACTGGGAGCCAGTTCAGCACCAAGGACAGAGACAACGACCGCTGCACGTGCAAGTGCGCTCAACTCGCCTCGGGAG GATGGTGGTTCGACGCCTGCGGCCCATCCAACCTGAATGGCATATATTATCCCGTTTCATCCAATGTACTCCGCTTTAATGGCATTAAGTGGTACTACTGGAAGGGTCCAAATCTGCTGGCTACCATGACAACCATGATGGTGCGCCCTGCTGACTTCAGATGA